The Vanacampus margaritifer isolate UIUO_Vmar chromosome 15, RoL_Vmar_1.0, whole genome shotgun sequence genome contains the following window.
TGAATTTTGTTTGAcagttaatcttttttttaagtgatctAGAAccttcaacctttttttgtgtgtctttacaAGTGCTGGCAAAGCTAAAGGGTTAACTCAttgtttaatcacaaaaaaattatagcattaatcatgtattagcGCAGCGTAATCcgactattaattttgaccgcagatgatccttcaGTTTGATAGCGGATGATTATGTTTACGGTAGCGCAGGTTGTGCTTGAGAAATAAACattaactacatgcattaaggTAAAGCATTTGacaaatgtttgcgtatgacatttaggATGTTTGTTCTGGTTAAAATATTggtgtcattttaaattatgcaattaaCTGATTgggaaaaagaagaggatgagaGCGTGGAGTGGATCAAAAATgtggaagacatcctcataacattaaatgtagaaagaactaacataacaggtgctcttcaaatttgatgggcaacattttttgattaaaaagcaTAGcgaataatcatgattaatcaaaattctaaaatgtaattcatttgatttataaaatgtaatcgtttgacagctggAGTCGACGTCAAATCAGGTGCGAGGCACTGTACTGACGAGTTGAGCTGCGCATGCGTTCAGCACCAGCCTTAGCCTGTCAGCCTGACGGTGGCATTTACGCATGCGCAGACCTATCACTCCGTTCGATAAGTAACTTATTTCGGCAGTACATATAAtgccaagcaaaaaaaaagcattttcttaaCTTTGCTTTTTTGTAATACATAAAATGTTTAAGTCGTGGCAAATCTTATGATTAAATACTGACGTAACGCTTGACGTAATTCCACTgaacaatgctgccatctgctggctgactgatttgtttttatttttaattatgcataTCATGACACGAGCTCTCCTGGGTTTctcttaaatgtgtttattgctGTATGTCCGTCCAGAAGAATAAAAGTTAACAGCTGTTTAAGAATTGtaggttacttttttttttaactccatatatttaaaaatatctataaataaaatataaaaacaaaactaaaacaaagtagTTAAAAAACTAATGAACCTGCTAGAgtccaaaacaaattaaaactaattttaaaatggaaactgaatttaaaaaacaaaatgaaaaatccaaatgtaTTATAACGAAGCAATTTCTGCTCGCCGACGTTTGAGCTTCTCCAGTTTCTCCTGCAGTCGTTGGGCGGCGCCCACGGTGGCCCCGAAGTCCCACAGGAGGGGCGTGTTCCCCAGCAGTCCCCGCGTCTGCTTCAGCTCCATGTTGGCCCTCCTCAGGCCGCCGCTGGCCCGCTTGGTCCGAGCCAGCAGGTCCTTCCTGGAGGTCAGCGCGGCCTCCAGCTGGGCCAGCTGCTCCCGCTTGGCCTGCACCTCCGCATGACTCCAGTGCAGCTTCTCTTTTATGTTTGACAACAACTGTGAAAGAACAACCCGATtatattagcttctttttttttctttgcatttttttattcgTTTTCTCTCCACCATCTGAATGATTTTGCACCTCCAATGTGCGCTTCATGTTCCTCCGGAGCTTGGAGGCCTCTTGACTTCTCTGCTCGTCCACTTTCCTCTGCTGTATCCTTTGAGCCAGCAGTTGCTTAAACTGCCGTTGCAGGAGGTCCCGCGccgcctccttctcctcctcggCAAGCTCCGTCTCCAAACGGGCCACCCTGCTCTCCATCCCGGCGTGCATCAAACGCATCTTTCTCAGCTCTTCGCGACGAAGCTGCTCGGACCCCAGCGCGGCGTCCACCTTGGCCCGGGCCGCTTCCGGAGACAAATGTCCTCTTAGCTGCGAGACGGCCAGCTTCCTCTTCAAAGTCACCAGGGAACGCCATTCATCCTCTACCTGgaaccaaacaacaacaaaaagtcattcTGTAACTAACTGGATTCTTCCAGTATATTTTCTGATTAAGTACTTTTTAGTCCTGCATTTCAAAGCCCCGCCGCTAGAAGGCGGTAGAGAACAATTCACATTGGTTCCCTTGCAGTGAAAGGACAATGTCAGTTGGGGGCGCTAATGTACCATTAATCacagagccgtatatagagagagtttttgtttttgttttcaactcacctcaaatacaatacaaacaatTGAAGCACCGCATAATGTTACAAACAAGTCAATTACATAAAACTTCAAGagaaatatatgaatatatataaagAACAAGGGGCATTGTTCCAAATTGTCAAGAAAAGGATGCCATAAAGATTTTAATTTAAaccaaactaattaaaaaaaaattttttttaaaaaataagagaatttggccaactcggtttcagcagggtaagatggcgtccgtatgtcatgtgactagcagttgaccaatcacaacgtgaccaatcacagcgtgattggtcaactgctggtcacatgacatacgaacgccatcttgttaccctgccgaaaccgagttggccaaacgcTCTCTATATGCTCTTACCATAAACCACgaagaagttatttttttttaaggattagTTCAAGCGATAGCAGAAtagaaaatagtaaaaataaataaaacgtggACTTCTCTAGCTATTTATAATCCAGCTACCTGGTTGAGCTCCTCTTGGTTTTTCAGCCTCAGCTCCTCTTCCTGTTGCTGAGCTCTCTCCATCTGGGAAGCCCTCTGCCTCCTCAGTTCTGCCAGGCTCTCCAGGCACTCCTGATACTCCTTCATGTCCGGCTCGGGGTCTTGTTCATAGGGGGTCGCCCCTTTCAAGTGGAAGGCCAGCTGGGCCTGGAGCTCCGTGTTGCGCCAGATCACTCGGCGGTTCTCCTCCTTCAGCTCCTGCAGGAGGAGCATGTGGTCATTTTTGATGACTTCAGCGTCTTCATCAAGATCCTCACTTCTACTCCCTGGTCCTGTTTTGGGTTCAAGAAGGTACACATCGCCACCCGTGTCTTCCTGCACCTCACTTTTTAATGAAGCCTCTGGCCCAGAagacatttaattaaaatgtaaaactatatctaaaatattATGTCAAGATAGAGGACGCGCACATCCCGTGACAAATAGAGTTCTGGTTTGTTTCAGTTGTCGTGGCAACAAGTTGGCTGACTGTGAAGCTGTAGTGACAAAAGACCGCCACATGAGGGCGGTGtatcacaaacaaaaacagcatttaaCATGGTGATTGTCGAGCATTGAAACAAAGTGTCCAAAATCgaattaaatagattttttttttaatctcacgcAACAGAAACGGGTAGAATCTTATTTTGACTCATATATTATCTTAGTCTTATTTCaaagtttagtttttaatttactcATTGAGTTAGTGCTAAGGCTAGCCCTTAGCTTCGGTTGGTGCTCtttactactgctactactaataatagtaatactttttttatttattttttgcaatggTTTAAGTTTGACTTAAGGCTCAAACATGCTTGGTGGCATACCAGACAGTAactattattttgtttgtgtctaTTTAAAGATAAGTACTTTTACTTAATTTAGCCACGTTACAATTGAGCTAAGATTTTGATAGTATCATATTAATTCATGTTGAAATTTATGTTATATGTTTTTATCCTAAAAGATTAgataagtttgtgtgtgtgttctatatattttattttattttacattttatcccAGATGAATTAAATGTTAAACCCATAAATAATGCACACCAGCATTTTACTTCatcaaacaaacatgaaatgatATTTCTGACAGGAGAATATTGTTGATGGTCTAATATAACGAATaccgcttttgttttgtttgtgtggttttgaatgttttctgctCACTCGCGTGTCACTGATTGGCTGCAGTTGTGTATTGTTTCGATCACGTGCAGGTGGAAGCGATAATGACCACTTGAATACTTGCACCTGTGCTTCTCCCTATAAAACACCTCCGTTGGCAGTGTTCGGTTTTTGTGTTGTTATGCGACTCTGTGTGTGAGTATGTTCTATGGTTGTTTTATTctatggagagaaaaaacacttatctgcactttttttttttttttaaacaatgcacATGTTCACAATGACACCTCATGTAGGTTTGTCCGAAAAAGCACACAGTGGACCTGTCTAGACGTCCAGACTTGCAACCGCAGCTTTAAAGATGATCAGCGGTGCTAAAAGTGACACCGAATCTGAGATGTAGCTTTAAAAAGACGCAGGGGCTCATGTTGGAGCTCGGGGTAGTTGCATGGTTTCATGTCCTCCTGAGCCCACATCAGCCGCGATCGTGCAggctattgaaaaaaaaagtcgttttCGAGAGAAGGTTCTacagcttaaaaaatatatactaaaaaaaaatctatttttaatgcACCGAGACAGTATATAGAAGATACGTAtgccaaattgtatttaattaatttcaaactcgaaaaaaaaaaaacaaagcacacaATCTAACCATttctaaccaaaaaaaaaaaaaagcattgtgtGGTATTTTTCCATAAGAGACCAAAGCAAGGAATATAATTTAATGTCGGCCTCACCGCctaatgtgtgcgtgtgtgtgcgtgcgcgtgtgctaCCTGCAGCGTAAAATCTTTCTGCCACATGACGCAGACACTGACCATGAGACCACCCACGTCAGACCACCGTCAGTGAGACAACTGCGTGATCATTTGAAGACACATCCAATAATATATTGGAAACAAAACGGTGAAAACTGCCATGAAAATTAAGCAAACGAGCTGgaatgatttaaaataataataattatgttaaAATTTGTTGAATTCTGCCAACAGAATGATTTAATTTGTGCCTAAgtgaaatgtgtttgtgtaatttaaaaaaaataaaaaataaaactttgcaCATGTTGGGAAAAGGGTCAAAGGTCACCTCCTGGAGCCTGAAATCACATTGGTTTCGGTTCAAATCCAACTAGGCAGGGTTCatcgtgacacacacacacaatgccgTTCTACTCATCCACCACCTGGACGTGCTGGCTGGTTTGTGTTACTCACTTCCCCTCCCCCTCGCCTTTTGATGGTTCCCCCCCCAGTTCTCCCAATTCAAACTtcaactaaaaaagaaaaaactttgtCACTGCGGCGCCCCTGCTGCCATAAATCACACAAATCCCCTTGAACGTGAAGCACCGCAGACAAGCGACAACAAAGCCACAAATTTCCAGTAAGAAAAAGTTAACAGACCACCTCATTGACCTTTTAtggaaattgaattttaatattaattatttacagtaaatgtaaaaaagaatcACACATGAAAAATGAGGGAGTTTCCACAAGGTCGAGGGATGTGGAAAGCGCCGGCCGAATGTTGTGGCTGCTCTCCATTAGCCCTAATCTGAGCGGGATTGTGTTGCCGAGGCGGCCCGTATGTCCCCCGTGCGGGGATTGACCCTCGACCTTTCAGGTTAACAGAAGCCGGGTGCGTTTGGCAAttctaaagacaaaaaaaaatcaaatctgcTTAGACCCTGttgcaaaatattgttttgaatttttctcCTTCATTATTCatctttcattatttaaaatggctcttttatATTCTTCTTATAAGTGAAGGGAGACTAGCAAAGTAAGAGATGAATATTTATCCctgtaaaaatgaatacacTTTCTGAACTTTAAACAAAATTACcattcaatttgtttttgttttttagcagtTTTGATTGAATTGAATATAAAGACACCTTTTGTAGTCTCACTTTTATtatgctattaactcattcactgccattgacggctatagacgtcaaaaattcatttgaactatttctattagtttcacattttttttccacttttgttaacaagagtatgaaaacctagattttttttattgtatattcagaacagatataaaatcgtgagttaactagcgattaattatgatgacaaattttaatcgcctgacgcccttaattttttttatacagtatatatatttattttttaagaaaatattatttttttaaattaggggcgtagggtgataattttttttacttgtaattaatcgcatgactttaatagttaactcacgattaataacaatttaatttaaaaaaaattctaggttttcatactctttcatctttcattgttttccacttttgttaacaagagtatgaaaacctagaaaaaaatgtattgtacattcagaacagatataaaatttgtgattaatcttgagttaactagtgaagtcatgtgattaattacaattaaaaaaaaattactcgcttgatgcccctaataaaaagaaaaaagaaaaagaaggattattaaaaattaggggcgtcagaaaattacattttttaattgtaattaatcgcatgacttcaatagttaactcacgattaatcacacattttatatctgttctaaatgtacaataaaaaaaatctaggttttcatactctttcatctttcattgttttccacttttgttaacaagagtatgaaaacctagaaaaaaatgtattgtacattcagaacagatataaaatttgtgattaatcttgagttaactagtgaagtcatgtgattaattacaattaaaaaaaaatactcgcttgatgcccctaataaaaagaaaaaagaaaaagaaagattattaaaaattaggggcgtcagaaaattacattttttaattgtaattaatcgcatgacttcagtagttaactcacgattaatcacacattttatatctgttctaaatgtacaataaaaattataggttgtgacacaaaaaaatttatGATATGAATCCATATTTTCAGCTGTATTACactcatttatttaatattagcattcagcttttattagcattttagcaaattGCACATGATCTAGATTCTACATACAACCCTTCAaaagtttttgtcatgttattgaTTCTGAACTTCTCCTGATAATTTATGTGACCGCTCattgtggcctttttttttttttttaagaaacgtCCATCTCCCGAACGGTAGTTGTTGTGCGCGGGGAGACGTGTGAACAAACATGGCCGTGCCGTGCGCGGTCCGCGCCAGCCAGGCTTAAGTTGTCTGTTAGTGTCTGTGTAAGTGTGTGCCTTTGGGGACTCTGGGGGGGATCAAACGCTCATGTCGTCAGGCGCTGCCGAGAGGAGACGACCGCTGACAGGTGCTTCCTGCAGGCCCAGTGTGGCAGGTGCGCGTATacgcacacactgacacacacacacatgcacgctgAAGGGCAGATAGTTTGCCTCTCGAACATGCTTGTGCACACACTGACCCATACGCACTTGGTTGCTTCCTGCCAATGACCAGGCAGCCAATCAGCAATCTCCGTTTCCAAAACATGGCCACGGGTGCAAATAGGAGCTCTCCCATCTGTCTTTACGTGTAACACACagttacacacacatgcacactgggCGATGAGGTTTCATCTCCCAACTGGAAGCGGTCGCCATGACGGCAGGTTAgatgtccaaatatgggcatgaCCCAAATTGGTTGATAAAAAACAGAGGATAACGAGGCGCCGAACATCTCGACTCTAAAGTCTGAAGCCCCGCCCCTTCCACAAGGTGTCAACGTCAGACTTAGTCAAAATAAATTACATCACTCTTCTGCCCTCTCTCTGTGACATGCAtgcactcatggccaacaatgaggcgctctaaagcgccCAAAACCAAACCCCAATCCATGCACTGGATGTcaagttgaaatttaaaaataaaaaacgtcgCCCTCCTTGCACTCCTACCTTTCTCTATGTGACGTGTGTGCACTCacagccaacaacgaggcactctaacaCAAAATAGAGAAGAGAATGAGCCTCcatctttatttacaataactATGATGACAATAAATACGAAGCAAGcagttcaaataaaataactttatgaCAAGAACATGATGGCATTTAGTGGTGTTAAAGCAaagagtgttaaaaaaaaaaaagaagtaaaaataagGCTTCAGGCTTCTTGGCCAAGGGTGACCCTGTTTTGCGGCGACAAGGTCGAGACCTCGTCGGCCGAGCTTCCAGCATCCGTGTCAGCCAGCAGGTGAGGGGGGATGTATCCCGTCTGCGGCTCTGAGGGCTTCCTGTGTTGGTGGGGGGGTCTGTCAGCACAGCGACCCCTCTTGTCCTGCCCGCGGAAGCCCCTCAGCTTGGGGCTCCAGTGATCCCGCCACTGGAGGGCCAACGTGGAGCGGTCGGCcaccagcctcctctcgtccGGCGCCCAGCCCCTCTCGCCCTCGTCGGCGCCAATGAGCAGAAAGGTCCGACCCACGTGGAGGGCGGGGCAGCCGCAGGCCAGGTCCCGGTCGGGGACCCAAAGGGACTGGGGGCCCCTGCGGATGCGGGAAGGGGATCCCGTGCGGAAGACGACTTGGACCGAGATGGAAAACTGCCACCAGGGACCTGAACGCTCCATCCCTCGCACCTGCACCTTCAACACTAACACACGCAAAcacttttgtcactttttcaccAAGTCAAACTCAACGAGGGCTCAAATGACGCAACCAACCGTAGTCCTTGAGGCAGTACGTGTCCAAGTTCATCCTGACTTTCCCCTGCGAAGGCTGGCAGTGGGACACGCAGGCCTCATCTGTGGGGGACAGTTAGCGTTTCTATTGGCTGCTCTTTTTCCAGTACGTGTGAATGTTAGATCTTTTTCTCCAATCGGATTTTTAGCCTcgatgtgttgccatgtcaatctaatctttccccaatcctggtcctcaaggGCAGGGTCCTGCAAGTTTTAGATGCGTccatcctccaacacacctgaatcatataatcagctcatcagcaagctcagcagaagcctgataacgatcctgatcttacatctaaaacctgcaggatttcGGTCCTGGAAGACCAGGATTGTGTATCTTCAACTATTGGATTCCGACCCCACCGAAGGGCC
Protein-coding sequences here:
- the cfap184 gene encoding cilia- and flagella-associated protein 184; the encoded protein is MSSGPEASLKSEVQEDTGGDVYLLEPKTGPGSRSEDLDEDAEVIKNDHMLLLQELKEENRRVIWRNTELQAQLAFHLKGATPYEQDPEPDMKEYQECLESLAELRRQRASQMERAQQQEEELRLKNQEELNQVEDEWRSLVTLKRKLAVSQLRGHLSPEAARAKVDAALGSEQLRREELRKMRLMHAGMESRVARLETELAEEEKEAARDLLQRQFKQLLAQRIQQRKVDEQRSQEASKLRRNMKRTLELLSNIKEKLHWSHAEVQAKREQLAQLEAALTSRKDLLARTKRASGGLRRANMELKQTRGLLGNTPLLWDFGATVGAAQRLQEKLEKLKRRRAEIASL